TGCGTGACGAGTTCGTCGGTGATCGAGCGCGCGTCAATCGGCAGCCCGTTGAAGTTGCGGATGCTGCGCAGCTTCACAACTTCTTCCGCTTTGATATCGAGTTTGATCAGGCTCAGCATCTGCGCGTCGCGGTTCTGCTCGATGACGTAGATGCGGTCGTGCGAGGCAACAAAGTCGTGCACCTCGCGCGAGAACGGATACGCGCGGATACGCAGGTAGTCGGTTTCGACCTTGTACTCGTTGCGCAACTGGTCGCGGCTTTCGAGCGTTGCGAAGTCGGAGGTGCCGAAGGCGATCAGGCCGATCTTGGCCTTGCCGGTCTGGACGACTTCGGGGCGCGGAACCAGCGAGCGTGCAGTCTCGAACTTCTTCGAGAGCCTCTCCATGTTGTTGATGTAGTCGTCGGGCCGCTCGGTGTACTGCGCCTTCTCGTTGTGGCCGGAGCCGCGTGTGAAGTAGGCAGCCAGCGGATGGTCTGTGCCGGGCAGCGTGCGGTAGCCTACGCCGTCACCGTCTACGTCCTTGTAGCGAGCGAAGCCGCCGAGTTTGGAGAGTTCTTCGGCACTGAGCACCTTGCCGCGGTTGAGCGGCTTGTCGGGATAGTTGAATGGCTCAGACATCCAGTTGTTCATGCCGAGGTCGAGGTCCGACAGCACGAAGACCGGCGTCTGCAACTGCTCGGTGAGATCGAAGGCGGCCTGCGCCATCTCGAAGCACTCTTTCACGTTGGCGGGAAGCAGGAAGACATGCTTGGTGTCGCCGTGCGAGAGGAATGCGACGGAGAGCAGATCACCCTGCTGGTTGCGCGTCGGCATGCCGGTGGAGGGGCCGGTTCGCTGCACGTCGAAGATGACGCCGGGGAGCTCGGCGTAGTAGCCGAGTCCTGCGAACTCCGCCATCAGCGAGATGCCGGGACCTGAGGTTGCTGTCATGGAGCGTGCGCCAGCCCAGCCAGCGCCGAGTACGGCACCGATTGCGGCCAGCTCGTCCTCGGCCTGGACGATGGCGAAGGTCGCCTTGCCGTCCGGCTCGATGCGGTAGCGCTTGGCGTACTCGATGAAGTTTTCGACCAGCGATGAGGACGGCGTAATCGGATACCACATCGCCACAGTGCAGCCGGCGAAGATGCAGCCCAGCGCCGCAGCGGCGTTGCCGTCGATGATGATCTTGCCTTCGGTCTCGTGCATGGGCTCGATCACGAACGGGTCATGCTTGGTGAAGTTGGCGGCGGCGTACTCGTAGCCGGCCTGCACGGCAGCCCAATTCAGATCGGCGGCCTTCACCTTCTTGGCGAACTGCTTGCGCAGGGCGGCTTCGACGGCGGTCATGTCGAGCTTGAGCAACTGGGCGGTAACGCCCACGTAGACCATGTTCTTGACCAGCTTGCGGAGCTTGGCTTCGGGACAGACCGCTGCGGTCAGCTTGTCGAACGGTACCGGATAACAGGCAATGTCTGAGCGGAACTGCTTCAGGTCGGCGGACTCTTCATAAACTGCTGCCGCGCCCGCAGGCAGCGAGAGCATGTCTTCCTTCGACGTTTCCGGGTTCATCGCGACCAGAACGTCGATCTCCTTCTTGCGCGCGACATAGCCGTCTTTGCTGGCGCGGATGGTGTACCACGTCGGCAGGCCCGCGATGTTGGAAGGAAAGAGGTTCTTGCCGCTGACCGGAACACCCATCCGGAAGATCGACTTGAGCAGAACTGAATTGGCTGACTGCGAACCGGAACCGTTGACGGTCGCAATCTGAATGCTGAGGTCGTTTACGATGCTTTTTTCGGAAGCCCGTTGTTGCGCGTCTGGTTTGGCCAGCGTTCCACCCTCTGCGCCAGCCAGCGCGACGTCTTCTGTCGCCATGTGTTGTACTCCCCTTTGGTGAGACGTTTTCCGCCCCACAAACGAATCTCTTACCCTATCCACTTTACGCCGTTTGGCGTATCTGCGGCCACATCGGGCGATTATCGGCTTTGATTCGGCGTACACCTTTCGTGGGTGCAACTTGCGGGGTCTTCATGACGCAAAAATGTTGCTCAGAATGCCGCGATGCCGGTGATGCTTTGACCCACGATCAGGGTGTGGATATCGTGTGTGCCTTCATAGGTTTTCACGGACTCGAGGTTCATCATGTGGCGCATGATCGGGTAGTCGTCGGCGATGCCGTTTGCGCCAAGAATGTCGCGTGCCATGCGCGCGCACTCGAGCGCCATCCAGACGTTATTCTTCTTGGCCATGGAGATGTGCTGGAACTCGACCTTGCCCTTGTCTTTGAGGCGTCCGACCTGCAGGGAGAGCAGTTGAGCTTTCGTGATCTCCGTGACCATCCACGCAAGTTTTTCCTGCACGAGCTGGTGGCTGGCGATGGGCTGTCCGCGGAACTGCTTGCGCTGCTTGGCATATTGCAGCGCCACGTCGTAGCAGGCCATCGCCGCGCCGATTGCGCCCCAGCCGATGCCGTAGCGGGCCTGGCTCAGGCACATCAGCGGTGATTTGAGCCCGTCAGACTTCGGCAGCACGTTCGATGCAGGTACGCGGACATCCTGCATCGAAAGCCCGGACGTCACTGAAGCTCTGAGAGACCACTTGCCGTGAACGTCGCTGGCGGAGAAGCCCGGCCTGTCGGTTTCGACCAGGAAGCCGCGCACGCGCCAGTTCTCCTGCGGAATGCCTGGCTCTTCGACCTTCGCCCAGATGACGGCGACATCGGCCAGGCTGCCGGAGGTGATCCACATCTTTTCGCCGTTCAGGATGTAGTCGTCGCCGTCTTTGCGGGCGCGGGTGCGCATTCCGCCGGGGTTCGAGCCGAAGTCGGGCTCGGTCAGGCCGAAGCAGCCGAGCTTTTCGCCGGTGGCCATCTTGGGCAGCCAGAAGTTCTTCTGCTCGTCAGAGCCGAAGGTGTAGATCGGGTACATCACCAGCGCCGACTGCACGCTGACGAAGCTGCGAATGCCGGAGTCCCCGCGCTCGAGTTCCTGCGTCATCAGGCCGTATTCGACGTTGTTCATGCCCGCGCAGCCGTAGCCTTCAAGCGTCGCGCCATAGAAGCCAAGCTCGCCCATCGGGCGTACCAGCTCGCGTGGAAAACGTCCGTCGCGATTGCACTGCTCGATGATCGGGATCAGATTGTCTTCGATGAAGGCGCGTGTGTTCGCGCGAACGAGGATTTCGTCTTCCGAGAGCAGAGAATCGAACTCGATAAAGTCAACGCCAGAGAATTTGAATGCCATCGTCGGCCATTTTATAGCGGCTGCGTGTGCGAAGTTGTTGCCATTCTCGCAAGAGTTGATGCAAATCTCGTACCTGTGCTCTCTCGAACCAGTGATCGAGTCCTCTGCAAAGCATGCGGGCCGTAACTGACCCTGTACTCTGGGGCTTGCAGAAGAATGTCTGTTGGGGGTGGCACGGTCCGCGGCAAGACGCGGTCTGTTTAGGTGACTTTCCTTCACTCAGCATTTCAGGTCGATGAAGAGACTTCGCCGAGTTGCGGGTTCTCGTGTGGACTTGGCGTGATTTCTTTTTCGTAGATTTGGTAGGAGGCAACAGGTGGTTCCTTCCCGTTGTGGAGTGAGCGGACGTGTGCGCGGATGGCTTCGTCGGCTGCGGTGACGCGCTCGCGGGAGCGGAGATAGTCGAGCCACGACTCCATCAGGAAGGTTTCGTTGAAGCGCTCGGGATCGCGGGCATCGCGGTAGATGCCCCAGCGGATGGCTCCGTCGCGCAGTCGTACGCCACGCAGCTGATGGATGGCGTGGTTGAACTCGGCGTAATTCTCTGGCGAGATGTGGTACTCGATGGAGATGCGGACGGGACCGTCGGTTGGATCGGTGCTGGTGAGTAGTTGAGGCGCAGGTCGTCCGGGTATATGGGGCGTCAGGTCAGGGACGGGACCTTGCAGAATGTGAAAGCGCCAGACGATGGGAAGTGTCACAACCAGTCCGCAGGCTGAGACGGTCAGGGCAATTGGCGTCGAGGTGCGGTCGGCGATGACGCCCCAGAGAACAGAGCCGAGCGCCATGCCCCCCTGGAAGATCATTAGATAGGTGCCGAGCGCGCGGGCTTTTACCCAGTCAGGCACGGAGAGCTGCACCGAGACGTTGAGCGTGGACATCGTGCTGGTCCAACAAAAGCCAGAGATGATGAGCACGATGATGATAATCCACGCGACATGCACGAACGCCAGCGTAAGTAGGGTGATGACGTTGTAGAGTGTGGCCGTTGTGATGATGGTGTCGGCTGCAACCATGCGGCGCAGCTTCGGCAGTGACGTTGCTGCGATGAGCGCTCCCAGGCCGAGCGAGCCGTTCAGGATTCCATAGCCGAGAGCACCTTGGTGCAGATCGCGGCTGGCGACAACGGCTAGCAGCGACCAGATGGCCGAGATGAAGAATGTGTAGGTAAATGTGCGGACGAGTGTTGCCTGAAGTTGAGGCGCATAACGAACGTAGCGCAGGCCGGAGCGGATTGACGCGGCGACGCGCTCGGACGGCAGCGTGGACTTGAACAGCGGCTGGCGCTTCCAGTTGACCAGCACCCAGATGACGGCGGCGAACGAGACTGCGTTCAGCAGGAAGACCGAGGCTGAGCCGGTGTCGATGCGCTTGAAGGCTGCGACAAGCAGGCCACCGAGTGCAGGGCCGACGGCGCGGGCGAGGTTGTTGCTGGCGGCGTTGAGCGAGACGGAGTCGGGGATCAGCTCCAGGGGCACAAGCTCGGGCACGATTGCTTGCCACGCCGGGTTGTTCATCGAGGAGCCGATGTTGAGCAGGAAGGTGAAGGCGAGCAGCGTCCACGGCGAGACGTGGCCGAGGAAGGTGAGCACGGCGAGAATGCCGACCGAGCCGAGCATCCATGACTGCCAGAAGATGAGCAGCTTGCGCCGGTCGAAGATATCGGCCGTTGCGCCGGCAAGCAGTCCAAGCAGCAGCACGGGCAGACTGGCGGCGGTCTGCATCAGAGCGATCAGCAGCGGCGAGCGCGTGAGCGCTGTCATTAGCCAGGTGCCGGCCGTGTCCTGCATCCAGGTGCCGAGCCCGGAGATGGTGCTGGCGATCCAACGGTCGCGGAAGAGCGGGATGCGGAGCGGCGCGAAGCCGCTGGGGTTCTCCGATTGCGGCGTAAGTGGCCCGGTGTTTGGGGTCTCGAAGGGCATCGCTCCGTTAAGTGTACGGGGTCGGATGCCCTTCGAGGAGTTGGGGTTAGAAGAGGAGCTTCACGCCGAGTTGAATCTGGCGCGAGTTGGTTGCGGTTGCGGTGATGACTCCGGCGGTCGGGCTGACGGCTGCTGCTGCCGTCTGATTCGCTGTTGTGCCTTGCGTCGGGCCGGAGGTGAAGACCACCGGGTTTGGGGTCGAGAAGTTGGTGTGGTTGAGGACGTTGAAGAACTCAGCGCGAAATTCCGCATGGAGACGCTCGCTGAGCTGCGTTGTTTTGTGCAGGGCGAGATCGAGGTTTGCGAGCCCGGGGCCGACGAGGGTATCGCGTCCGAGGTCGCCGACGGTGCCGTAGGCTGGCGCAGAGAAGGCTGCAGAGTTGAAGTACTGCTGAGTTGTGCGTGGGTAGAGGTTGCCGCGGAAGTTTGGATTTATGTCTGGCCGCACGGGGTTGCGCGTGTCTCCTGAGCCGGTGGGGTTGTAGCCAAGCTGTGGCGAGAATGGAAAGCCGGATTGTAGCTCGGCGATGGCGCTCAGCGTCCAGCCGCTGGCGGCGCGGTTGAGGGTTGGGTTCAGGTTGGAACCGATGCGGTGGCTGCGGCCAAAGGGCAGGTCCCACGAGCCGTTGATGGAGACGAGGTTGCGCACGTCGGTTGCCGCCGGGCCGTAGTCGAGGTGTGCATTGGCAGGATATTCGACGTAGGCCGGAGTGTTGGCGCTGACACTGGTGTTCCACGCCGAGCCGTCGTCGAGGTTCTTCGACCAGGTGTAGTTGGCGCGCAGTTGGAGCCCGTTGGTGTAGCTGCGCTTGAGGTCGAGGATGAGTGCGTTGTAGTTGCTGATGCCGGTTGAGACCCACGACGTGGTGTTGGCGACGAGGGGATTGGCCTTCACGGTTGTCGGATAGAAGATGCGTCCATTCACGATCGTCGTCGCGGGTTCATTCTGGTCTTCGGAGAGGATCTGGTGGTATCCGCGCGAGCCTGAGTACCCCACGGTGAGTGAGGTGCTCGGGGATAGCTGTTGCTCAACCTGAAGGTCCCATGCGAGCACCGATGGAGTTTCGATGTCGGGCTGCACATTCGATGGCGATACGAGCGAGCTGGCAGATGGTTTGGTTGATGCAGTGATGTTGAGGCTGGAGACGGGAACGTTCGAGAGCGACAGTGTTGTGTTGTAGGGCGCGGACTGGTCGAGGCGGTAGTCAAGCGTGTCGAGCAGCGAGCGGTGCAGCCCGAAGCCCGCGCGGACAGCGGTCTTGCCGTTGCCGCGCACGTTCCATGCGAGGCCGAGGCGCGGCTCCGGCAGGAACTTTGCGCGGTTTGTGGTGAGGGCAGATGCGCCGACGGTTGGGTTGGTATCGATGACGCCGTTGGTGAAGCCGTAGTTCGAGGCGCGGTCCTGCGCTTCGTTCCATCCGTTGGTCGACTCGAAGCGGAAGCCGGCGCGCACTTCAAGGCGAGGCGTGAAGCGAATGGTGTCCTCGACGTAGCCTGCGCCCAGCAGCGAGCGCCAGCCTAGCTCAGTTGGCGCGGGGACGACCGTGAAGGTCTTCACCGTGCCCTGGAGAAACGTGGCGAGCGACGCGAACGACGCTTGCCCGTACTGGTTCTGCGCGAGGTTGTCGTTGGACTGGATGCGCTGGAGCCATGCGCCGACTTCGATCTGATGACGGCCACGGGTCCAGTAGACGTGGTCGCCGAAGGTGAAGAGGTTGCGCGCGGTCGTGTTGTCGGAGCCGACGTTCGCGCCCGCGCCGGTGATCTGTGAAGAGCCGTTCGAGGCCGTCGAGCCAGCGATGACGATTGCGCCGATGGGCTTGCCCTCAACCCAGCCGGGGAGATCGACTGGCGTCGTTCCAAGGAAGAAGAAGCTCGCGCGCGAGAAGCCGAAGCGCGTTGTGTTGAGCAGGCTCGGCGAGAAGACGTGCTGCTCCTCGAGGCTCAGCACCTGTTCGCGCAGGCTTTCGTCGATGGCCGAGAGCGGGTTCTGCGTGGGCGTGTTCGCGGTGGAATCGTCGATGGTGTAGACGGCGAAGGCGAGGTCCTTCGGGCTGATGTTCCAGTCGACGCGCGAAGTGCCGAAGTCCTCGCGGATGTGCTGCACGGGGCTGGAGTACGCGATGCCAATGCCGCTGCCCAGTTCGGGACCGTTTTGCACGGGCCAGAGCGCGAGCAGCGGTTGGACGCTGGATGATGCTGCGGCGCGGCTGGCGTTGTCAGGCACCAGCGTCACGTCGGAGAGGCCGAGGTTCTGGCGATAGCCTTCGTAGTTGGCGAAGGCGAGCAGCTTGTCCTTGCGGATGGGCCCGCCGAGCGATGCGCCGAAGTTGTTGCGTTGAAACTCGGGGATGCGTGCCTGGTCGAAGTAGTTGCGGGCATCGAACGCAGAGTTGCGCAGGAACTCATAGGCCGAGCCGTGAAGCTTATTTGTTCCTGATACGGTTACGATTGAGATCTGAGCTCCCTGGCGTTTGCCGTAATTGGCCGAGTACGTGTCGGTGACGACGTTGAACTCGCGTACGGCATCGACGCCCAGAAGCTGTCCGCTGGTGCCGCCGGGTGTGACATTGATGAGCGACGCGCCGGTGTACTCGATGCCGTTCAGCAGGAAGAGATTGTCCTGCGGGCGATGGCCCGAGATGGCGAACATGTTGCCGACCGACGAGTTTGACGTGCCGATAGAGCCTGAGCGCTGGCCCGAGTAGTTGATGGTGCCGGGATTCAGCGTGATGAGCTGGTCGTAGCTGCGGCCGTTCAGCGGTAGTTGTCGTACCTGGCGCTGATCGACGAGACCCGAGGTCTGCTGCGTGGAGGTGTTGACTGCCGCGGGCGTGTCCTGGACGGTGACCTGCTGCTGGACCGTATCGACAGTCAGGGTAAGGTCGATCTGTGCGCTCTGGCCTACGGTGAGCGGAATGCTGGTACGACGCTCAGGCGTGAAGCCATCGAGCGCTGCGGTGATGGTGTAGGTGCCGACGGGCACGGATGGTGCGGAGTAGCGGCCATCAGGGCCTGTGGTCAGGTGGCGCTCATTGCCGGTTTCATCGTTGTGGACGGTGATGGTGGCGTTGGCGAGCGCGGCGCCGGTCGCGTCGGTGACGATGCCGGAGAGTGTGCCGCCGACAACCTGTGCGCCCGCGGTAAGCGCAAAGAAGAGCGCGAGCGCGGCAATCAGGATGGCTTCGGCGATGGAGATTTTGAGTAAGGAACGGAGCGTAAAGGCTGAGCGAGGCATGATGGTCTCCTGGAAATACACATATGGGGGGCGCTCACGTGAAAAGAATGTGAGTGCTCGCGACGATTGTTTTTACTGGTTACTGGAAGATGAGGCTGGTTCTCGCTATGGGCGACAACAACAGCTTTGGAGATCAGGCGTGAAGCTTCGCATTCGCGTCTTGGCGAGCGCGATAAAGGCAGAATTTATGGGGAGATTCTGGGATGGAGTCGTCATCATCGGCTGACTCCGTGGTTGTAGCTCCAGTAAACGAGCGCGAGCGTGACCAGCGCGATGAATACTTCGCCGAGGATGCCGACGATCAGTGGACGCCATCCCTGGCCTGTGAGGTCGCGCAGGTTCGTACGCAGGCCGACTCCGGCAAAGGCGGGAAGGAATGCCCAGTTGGCGAGATTGCCCAGGCTGGTCAGTTGGCCCTTCGTGAAGAAGCCTGCTGTGGCGAGAATAGAGATCGCCATGAAGCCGAGGATGAACTTCGGAAACTTCTGCCAGAGGAACAGGCCCTTGTGTTTCACGTCCGGCGCGAGACCGCGCGAAGACCAGTACACTGCGTAGCCCAGTACAACGAAGCCTATGAACGATGAGCGAGCCGTTTTGGCGAGGATGGCCCAGCGGCCTGCGTCTTGCCCGTAGAGCGCGCCGGTGACGAGCGACTCGGCGGTGTTGTCTACGGCGAGGCCTGCCCAGACGCCGTAGCCTTGCTGGCTCATGTGCAGCAGATGGCCGATGGCAGGGAACGTCAGGAGCGCGATTGCGCCAAGCGTCAGGATCGCGGCGATGGCGGTGGAGGTGTCTTCTTCCTCGGGGTCGATGGCGCCTTGTGCGGCCATGATGGCGGTGACACCGCAGATGCTGCTTCCGATGGCAAGCAGCGAAGTCAGCTTCGGCGGCAATTTGAAGATGCGGCCCAGCAGCGTCATCACGCTGAGAGAAAGAACAAGCTCGACGGCGACGAGCAGCAGCGAGAGTCCGCCGATGTGCAGTACATCCTGAAGAAGAAACTTTGCGCCAACCAGCACGATGCCGAGCTTCAACCAAAGCTCGTAGGTCGCAACACCGGAGCGGAATCGCTCGGAGACACCAAGGGTGTTGCTGATGCCGAGGCCCAGCAGAATGGCGATCAGCACGTGCTCGATGCGGGGAATGAACAGGTGCGGATAGCGGTTGTGCAGAAAAACGAGTGCGCCCTCAAGCAGCTTCGCGAGCAGGCCGATGCCAAACAGGAGCGCCACGCCCGGCAGCAGGGCAGCAAAACCCGGCGAAGGCGTGGTGTGTTGGACTTCGGTGGTGCTCAGTGTGGCTTGAGAGGACATGCGCTCGGTAGATGTCGCTTAGAAGGGAATCGAGGGCAGGATGTTGAAGCGAACCAGCACCGCGAGCGCCAGCCCGAGACCAATGGCGATCAGGTCGATGCGGCTCGTAAGGCGGTTGGTAGCGTGTTGGATGGGAGTGGACATGATGACTCCTTCGGGTACTTCCAATGTCTTGTCTGTGAATGTCTTGATTGTCTTGGGTCGCAAAGGAAAACCCACATATCGCGTCGATCGCTGATACGTGGGTTCCGAAATTCTCTAAGCGCTTAGGGTCGAATCAGGTTCGAGTGGCTTAGGTGCGGGAGGCTCCAACGCAGCAGCAACAACAGTCGCCCATACAACAAAGGCAACAGCTACAGGCCGCGATGTGCATCAATCCCATTGAGTTAAACCTAATGGATTTGAGTGTTTGAGTCAAGGCGAGGATTCAGAAAGTGGGCCGTTAAAGAGGAAACCCACGCAGCGCGGTGGGGGCTGTTGCGTGGGTATTCCGGTAATGCAACGAAGTGGGTGGACTTCGTTATGACTGACTCAACCCGAAGGGAGTCTTGCCACTCGTTTAAAGTAACGATAAAAGCAGCCTGGAGTCAAGGAGCTTTTGCCGGAAAATGAAGTCTTCCATGCGGTTATCCCATTGTAGAAATTGGCCGGTTAAAGGCGACAGATGAGCAGTTCGCGCTCATAGACCATCTCTGGTGGCAGGTGATCGTGGACGAGCAGGAACAGTTCCTCGTGATCCATGACCTCGTGCCGCCACTGTGCACGGTCTACGCGCTGAAGCTCGTCGAATGTCTCGCGTGGAAAGTCTAGACCCTTCCAGTTGATGTCCTCGTAGTGTGGCACCCAGCCAATGGGCGATTCTTTTCCGATGGCGCGGCCGCGTACGCGGTCGACGATCCACTTGAGCACGCGCATGTTTTCGCTGAAGCCTGGCCACAAGAAATTGCCGTCGGAATCTTTGCGGAACCAGTTGACGTGAAAGATGCGCGGTGTGGCGGAGAGATTACGCTGCATTCTTAGCCAGTGCCGGAAGTAGTCGCCCATGTGGTAGCCGCAGAAGGGCAGCATCGCCATGGGGTCGCGGCGGACTTTGCCTTGCGCGCCTGCCGCGGCTGCTGTCGTCTCCGAGCCCATCGTCGCTCCTGCGTAGACGCCGCCTGACCAGTTGAACGCCTGGTAGACCAGAGGCATCGTGTTGGCGCGGCGTCCGCCGAAGATGATCGCGGAGATGGGCACACCGTCGGGATTCTCCCAGTCAGGGTCGATGGTGGGGCATTGGCTGGCTGGCGCGGTGAAGCGTCCGTTGGGATGCGCGGCGGGTTTGCCGGTTTTTTTGCCGATAGCCGGCGTCCACTTTTCGCCACGCCAGTCGATGCATTCGGCGGGAGGTTCGTCGGTCATGCCCTCCCACCAGACGCCGCCTTCGGGAGTGAGCGCGACGTTGGTGAAGATTGTGTTGCGCGACAGCGTGGCCATCGCGTTGGGATTGGTCTTCGCGCTGGTGCCTGGTGCGACTCCGAAGAAGCCGTACTCGGGATTGATTGCGCGGAGCTGGCCGTTCGCATCGGGCTTGATCCATGCGATGTCGTCGCCGACGGTCCAGACCTTCCAGCCTTCGAAGCCTTTCGGCGGAATCATCATGGCGAAGTTGGTCTTGCCGCAGGCGGATGGAAACGCCGCGGCGACATACGTCTTCTCATGCGTGGGCGACTCGACGCCGAGGATGAGCATGTGCTCGGCCATCCAGCCTTCGTCACGTGCGATGTTCGACGCGATGCGCAGGGCGAAGCACTTCTTGCCCAACAGCGCGTTGCCGCCGTAGCCGGAGCCGTAGCTCCAGATCTCGCGCGTCTCGGGGAAGTGGACGATGTACTTGGTCTCGTTGCACGGCCAGGCGACGTCCTTCTCGCCTGGTTCGAGCGGCGCGCCGACCGAATGCATACACGGCACAACGCGCTTTTCGTCCTTGTCGATCTCGGCGAAGACAGGCAGGCCGATGCGGGCCATGATGCGCATGTTCACTACGGCGTAGGCGGAGTCGGTGAGCTGCACGCCGATGCGCGACATGGGCGAGCCGGTCGGACCCATCGAGTACGGCAGCACATACATCGTGCGGCCGCGCATGGAGCCGCGGAAGAGCTGCTTCAACCGGCGACGCATCACGTAAGGGTCTTCCCAGTTGTTCGTTGGTCCGGCGTTGTCCTTCGAGAGCGAGCAGATGAACGTGCGGTCTTCGACGCGCGCTACGTCGTTGGGGCTGGAGCGCGCGAGGAAGCAGCCGGGCCAGAGCTTTTGATTGAGCTTTGTGAATGTGCCTGCCTTGACGAGCTGGTCGCAGAGGAAGTCGTACTCGGCCTGCGAACCATCGACCCAGTGGATGTGTTTGGGCTGGGTCAGCTCGGCCATCTTTTCGACCCAGCGGATGAGGTGTTTGTTCGTCGTGGGCGGGGCGATGGTGTGGGTCGCGTTCTTCATAGGCACTTTTTGTTGGATGCCATAGTTCGCCAGCCGCGATAGAGGTGTCAATCGTCTGTGCGTTTACCGTTCGAGTGCTGGCTCGGCATTTCTGTTCCTCATTTAGACTTCGTTCGGGGGGAAAATTCATGGCGATTGGTTGGACCAGGTTGACGGTTGCGGTGTGTGTGCTGGTGGGCACGATGGCGATGGCGCAGGGCGATCCTCCGCGCGCGTTCGATGCGGCAACGGCTTCGGTGCGCAAGCCGGGGACGGTTGTCCGGATCGACCTGATTGGCGACTCGACCCAGACCGATAATGCTGGATACGGTCGAGGGTTCTGCGCGAACCTGACTGCTGCGGTGGACTGCGTGAACATGGCCAAAGGCGGCGCGAGCACGAAGACTTATCGTGCCGATGGCCTGTGGCAGCGCGCGCTTGAGACGAAGCCTGATTACATGCTGATCCAGTTCGGCCACAACGATGAGCCGTCGAACCCTCCGCTGCCTCGACAGACGACGATGACGGAGTACGAGGCGAACCTGCGGCGCTTTGTCGATGAGGCGCGCGCGGCGGGCATCAAGCCGGTATTGGTCACTCCACTTACGCGGCGCTACTTCGGCGCGGATGGCAGGATTCACTCCGACCTCGCGGCGCATTCGGAGACCATGCGGCGTGTTGCGGCTGAGATGCATGTTCCACTCGTCGATCTTCAGGCGGATAGCATCGCGTATCTCGACAGGATCGGGTCGAAGGAGGCGGACACGCTTGCGATTACCAAGAAGGACAGCGAAGGCAAGACCATCTT
This is a stretch of genomic DNA from Edaphobacter acidisoli. It encodes these proteins:
- a CDS encoding 2-oxoacid:acceptor oxidoreductase subunit alpha gives rise to the protein MATEDVALAGAEGGTLAKPDAQQRASEKSIVNDLSIQIATVNGSGSQSANSVLLKSIFRMGVPVSGKNLFPSNIAGLPTWYTIRASKDGYVARKKEIDVLVAMNPETSKEDMLSLPAGAAAVYEESADLKQFRSDIACYPVPFDKLTAAVCPEAKLRKLVKNMVYVGVTAQLLKLDMTAVEAALRKQFAKKVKAADLNWAAVQAGYEYAAANFTKHDPFVIEPMHETEGKIIIDGNAAAALGCIFAGCTVAMWYPITPSSSLVENFIEYAKRYRIEPDGKATFAIVQAEDELAAIGAVLGAGWAGARSMTATSGPGISLMAEFAGLGYYAELPGVIFDVQRTGPSTGMPTRNQQGDLLSVAFLSHGDTKHVFLLPANVKECFEMAQAAFDLTEQLQTPVFVLSDLDLGMNNWMSEPFNYPDKPLNRGKVLSAEELSKLGGFARYKDVDGDGVGYRTLPGTDHPLAAYFTRGSGHNEKAQYTERPDDYINNMERLSKKFETARSLVPRPEVVQTGKAKIGLIAFGTSDFATLESRDQLRNEYKVETDYLRIRAYPFSREVHDFVASHDRIYVIEQNRDAQMLSLIKLDIKAEEVVKLRSIRNFNGLPIDARSITDELVTQEGI
- a CDS encoding MFS transporter, with product MPFETPNTGPLTPQSENPSGFAPLRIPLFRDRWIASTISGLGTWMQDTAGTWLMTALTRSPLLIALMQTAASLPVLLLGLLAGATADIFDRRKLLIFWQSWMLGSVGILAVLTFLGHVSPWTLLAFTFLLNIGSSMNNPAWQAIVPELVPLELIPDSVSLNAASNNLARAVGPALGGLLVAAFKRIDTGSASVFLLNAVSFAAVIWVLVNWKRQPLFKSTLPSERVAASIRSGLRYVRYAPQLQATLVRTFTYTFFISAIWSLLAVVASRDLHQGALGYGILNGSLGLGALIAATSLPKLRRMVAADTIITTATLYNVITLLTLAFVHVAWIIIIVLIISGFCWTSTMSTLNVSVQLSVPDWVKARALGTYLMIFQGGMALGSVLWGVIADRTSTPIALTVSACGLVVTLPIVWRFHILQGPVPDLTPHIPGRPAPQLLTSTDPTDGPVRISIEYHISPENYAEFNHAIHQLRGVRLRDGAIRWGIYRDARDPERFNETFLMESWLDYLRSRERVTAADEAIRAHVRSLHNGKEPPVASYQIYEKEITPSPHENPQLGEVSSST
- a CDS encoding acyl-CoA dehydrogenase family protein, with protein sequence MAFKFSGVDFIEFDSLLSEDEILVRANTRAFIEDNLIPIIEQCNRDGRFPRELVRPMGELGFYGATLEGYGCAGMNNVEYGLMTQELERGDSGIRSFVSVQSALVMYPIYTFGSDEQKNFWLPKMATGEKLGCFGLTEPDFGSNPGGMRTRARKDGDDYILNGEKMWITSGSLADVAVIWAKVEEPGIPQENWRVRGFLVETDRPGFSASDVHGKWSLRASVTSGLSMQDVRVPASNVLPKSDGLKSPLMCLSQARYGIGWGAIGAAMACYDVALQYAKQRKQFRGQPIASHQLVQEKLAWMVTEITKAQLLSLQVGRLKDKGKVEFQHISMAKKNNVWMALECARMARDILGANGIADDYPIMRHMMNLESVKTYEGTHDIHTLIVGQSITGIAAF
- a CDS encoding TonB-dependent receptor, whose product is MPRSAFTLRSLLKISIAEAILIAALALFFALTAGAQVVGGTLSGIVTDATGAALANATITVHNDETGNERHLTTGPDGRYSAPSVPVGTYTITAALDGFTPERRTSIPLTVGQSAQIDLTLTVDTVQQQVTVQDTPAAVNTSTQQTSGLVDQRQVRQLPLNGRSYDQLITLNPGTINYSGQRSGSIGTSNSSVGNMFAISGHRPQDNLFLLNGIEYTGASLINVTPGGTSGQLLGVDAVREFNVVTDTYSANYGKRQGAQISIVTVSGTNKLHGSAYEFLRNSAFDARNYFDQARIPEFQRNNFGASLGGPIRKDKLLAFANYEGYRQNLGLSDVTLVPDNASRAAASSSVQPLLALWPVQNGPELGSGIGIAYSSPVQHIREDFGTSRVDWNISPKDLAFAVYTIDDSTANTPTQNPLSAIDESLREQVLSLEEQHVFSPSLLNTTRFGFSRASFFFLGTTPVDLPGWVEGKPIGAIVIAGSTASNGSSQITGAGANVGSDNTTARNLFTFGDHVYWTRGRHQIEVGAWLQRIQSNDNLAQNQYGQASFASLATFLQGTVKTFTVVPAPTELGWRSLLGAGYVEDTIRFTPRLEVRAGFRFESTNGWNEAQDRASNYGFTNGVIDTNPTVGASALTTNRAKFLPEPRLGLAWNVRGNGKTAVRAGFGLHRSLLDTLDYRLDQSAPYNTTLSLSNVPVSSLNITASTKPSASSLVSPSNVQPDIETPSVLAWDLQVEQQLSPSTSLTVGYSGSRGYHQILSEDQNEPATTIVNGRIFYPTTVKANPLVANTTSWVSTGISNYNALILDLKRSYTNGLQLRANYTWSKNLDDGSAWNTSVSANTPAYVEYPANAHLDYGPAATDVRNLVSINGSWDLPFGRSHRIGSNLNPTLNRAASGWTLSAIAELQSGFPFSPQLGYNPTGSGDTRNPVRPDINPNFRGNLYPRTTQQYFNSAAFSAPAYGTVGDLGRDTLVGPGLANLDLALHKTTQLSERLHAEFRAEFFNVLNHTNFSTPNPVVFTSGPTQGTTANQTAAAAVSPTAGVITATATNSRQIQLGVKLLF